One window of the Rosa rugosa chromosome 3, drRosRugo1.1, whole genome shotgun sequence genome contains the following:
- the LOC133737898 gene encoding U-box domain-containing protein 14-like: MATPPKPAPAAMSAVRIREAIRTCLSEAQSDSGEVQQKALQTLVSITKVSPQNRNLLAQTEGAIPALLALSKSSSSTTQILALSILFNLSLNLDLKLSLADIETIYHLNTIISDPTESGKLASSLVCSLAMLDKNKAKFGVAGTIQLLVNAISGPRGPAAHHLLSSLAELVRFHGNCTVAVREGAVPALLQVVESTDGEDLAGTSLLVLGLLARFDEGLSALSKTEQIVSSMVQVFKGRCMLSKEGAAELLLLLFDESEGCVRDALRLQDFSSLVADISVRGSARAREKAALLMKKMMDADMDSYVDGNPMFSQWKTARAEDQILVERCFILEREYLTDKGI, encoded by the exons ATGGCAACCCCTCCGAAACCAGCGCCGGCAGCAATGTCAGCAGTTCGGATTCGTGAGGCTATTAGGACGTGCCTCTCTGAGGCTCAGTCAGACTCGGGTGAAGTTCAGCAGAAAGCTCTTCAGACCTTGGTTTCTATCACCAAGGTGAGCCCCCAAAACAGAAACCTACTTGCACAAACAGAAGGAGCCATCcctgccttactcgccctctcaAAATCTTCATCCAGCACCACTCAGATTCTCGCATTGTCCATCCTCTTCAACCTTTCCCTGAATCTTGATCTAAAGCTATCACTAGCAGATATAGAAACCATTTACCACCTCAATACCATAATTTCCGACCCAACAGAATCTGGCAAGCTAGCATCCTCACTGGTCTGCAGTTTAGCTATGCTCGACAAGAACAAGGCCAAGTTCGGAGTAGCAGGCACAATCCAATTGCTTGTCAATGCCATATCAGGTCCCCGTGGTCCTGCTGCTCATCACCTCCTTAGCTCTCTCGCTGAGCTTGTTCGGTTCCATGGGAACTGCACTGTGGCAGTGAGAGAAGGTGCTGTTCCTGCGCTTCTCCAAGTGGTGGAGAGCACCGATGGTGAGGACCTAGCTGGAACCTCTCTTCTGGTCCTAGGCCTCCTTGCAAGGTTTGATGAAGGGTTGAGTGCTTTGAGCAAAACTGAGCAGATTGTGAGTTCAATGGTACAAGTGTTCAAAGGGAGGTGCATGTTGAGCAAGGAAGGTGCAGCTGAACTTCTGCTTCTCCTCTTTGACGAAAGCGAGGGATGCGTGAGAGATGCTCTGAGGCTTCAAGATTTTTCGAGTTTGGTTGCTGATATTTCAGTCAGAGGATCAGCTAGAGCTAGAGAGAAGGCTGCTTtgctgatgaagaagatgatggatgCTGACATGGATTCTTATGTGGATGGAAACCCCATGTTTTCCCAGTG GAAAACAGCAAGAGCAGAAGATCAGATTCTTGTTGAACGATGCTTCATCCTCGAAAGAGAGTACTTGACTGATAAGGGTATTTAA